From the Brachyspira intermedia PWS/A genome, the window ACTCTTGAAGTTTGATCATAATTAGTAGGATATTGATGTGTTACACTTAAAAATAATCCGCCTTCTGAAAATGGAACTGTAGAACCATAAAGTATATCAAAAAATTCCTGTCTTTTATTATAAACATTACTCATAGATAAACCAATTTCATAAGGAGTTAAATCAGCTACGGCATAAGAATCAAGCATATTTAATACCAAATTTACATTATCAATATCTCTTTGTATATAGTATCCGATTTTATCTATATTTATTGATATCTGTTCTAAATAATCAGATTTATAAGCTTTCGTAAACAAAACAAATATAATAGCAGATGTTATTATAATAAATAAAGAATATGGAATTATTAATTTTAATAAAAGCTTAATATTATTTTTCATTTTATTCTAATCCTTATTTGAACTTTTAAACTGAAAGAAAGAAAGTTCATCTACTATTTCATTTACTATTTTAGAAGCTTTAACACTAGATTCAGCACTTTCATTTGCAAATTTAGCATTGCTCATTGTAATATCATTAATCTTTGCTACTATATTATTAATATTATCTATGCCTGATTTTTTATCATTAGACATTTTGTATATTTCTGATAAAGAATTTGAAGATTCTAAAGAAGATGATTCTATGCTGTTAAGAACTTCAGATGATTTGCTTACGAATTCACTTCCATGCTCTATCTTTGAGACAGCACCTTCAACTATACTTGTAATATTATCAGCCGAATTAGTTACTGTTTGAGCAAGCGAACGAACCTCACTAGCAACAACAGCAAAACCTCTTCCTTGATCTCCTGCACGTGCTGCTTCTACTGCCGCATTAAGAGCAAGTATATTTGTCTGCGAAGCTATTGCCTGTATGGTTTCTATAATATGAGCAATTTGATTACTTGCCTCTGTTATCTCATTCATATTATCTTTTATTTCACCAATCATTTTAACACCAATTTTAGTGTTCTCAAAAGATTCATCACTCATAGTCTTTGCATAGTCAGTTTTTTTAGAAGCATATTCTATAGAAGAAGAGATTGAATTTATAGCATCTATTAAATTATTTAAAGACACACTCTGTTCATTAGCCTTATTTGATAATTCAATGCTTACATTTGCTATAGCTTCTCCATTTTTATTAACCTCTTCAACTCCTGTTTTTATTTTATACATAGTCTTTCCAATATTTCTCTGCATCTTTTCCATAACACTAGAAAGTCTTCTTGCACTGCTATCCATTAATTTATGCTCTTTGATTCTTGAAGTAAAATCGCCATTAGCCATATTTTCTAGGCTAACTATAATATCATCTAATCTGTCAGAAATAGGAATCAAAGATATAGAAACAATTATAAGCTCTCCGATTATAAATAATATTCCAAAAGCAATTAAGAATAATATTAAATATCTAATTAAACCAAAATAATACGATGCATCCCCCTTAACTGCTATATACCAAGGAGCATTATTAACTTTTTTTACTGTATACCAATAATTATCTTTTATATATATTCCTGAGTCTTCCATATTATTTTTATATGATGAAAATAAATTATCATTAAAAACAAGCATCTTAGGATTCATAAGATATTCATTATTTTCATGAGTTATGTATAATCCATCTTCAGTAATTACATTTATAGAATCTATAAAATCATTATTAGCATTTCTAATAACAGTATTCATATTATCAAAATCAATACCAAAATATCCTGCTAATCTATTATTAATCATTATCTTATTTATAAATGTTATAACTAAATTACCTGAATTAAAATCAATATACGGTGCTGTTATATATAAACTATTCTGACTTTTTGAAGCATTTATATACCATTCTCTTGCTGTTTGATCATAATTACTAGGATATGTTATTCTTGAACTTATAAATGTACCTCCTCTGCTATAAGGTACTGTATTGCAGTAAAATACATCAAAATAATTACCGAATTTTTTTACATTAGTAATACTTTGCGCTATATTCGGAGTATTAATGCCTATTTCTGCATAAGAACTTAAAAAGGTTAGAGAATTTACAATATCATCAACTCGGCTTTCTATATCACTTTTTGCTAATTCTACATTTAATGATATTCTATTGAAATAGAATTCTTTATTTAAAGGAATAAATATTGAGAGTAAAATAACAGCTATTATTGATATAAAAATGATGTATGGAATTGTAAAACTTAATATTAGTCTAATTCTATTTTTCATAATCATTCCAAATATACGTTTTGAAATATGATATAAAATTTAGCGAAAAAATTCAAGATAAAAATATCTAAAAAAGATATTGTTTTAATTTTTAATATAATTTTAATGTTGACAATTTTTTTATAAATGATAAGATAAACTAATATTTGTTCTTTGAAAGGGGATGCTCCGGCTTCGACTGCGATGGTTGGAACATATTTTGCATAGTCGTGCTAGGTGTATGCACGTTAATATCATACCGAAAAATAAGTGCAGACGAATATGCACTCGCAGCTTAATTGAAGTTGCCGCTGATTAAGTGATTTGTCTATGGGTTACTTTTTCGGTGCCAAAACACATAGAACTTGTATTAGGTGCCGTATGAGCCTAATATTACGTACACTCATGCTAGTCTTATAGTTTTTCTGCTTGTCTTCTACCTATAAGGCGAAACCTTCAAAGATAAGATATGCTATGTAGACGAATATGGTACGCTTCGTAGGACGCGGGTTCGAGTCCCGCCATCTCCAATTTTTCTTGTACCGCTATTTAAGAGATTTTCAATTATGAAAATAGATTTTAATCTTATCAAATATATTTTTGATTTTATAGATAATAGTTCTTCTTATCAAATCATTGGAAGCAGTTTGTCAAAACAATTTGATGTATACAATGAAAATAAAATACCAGAAAATGATTTAGATGAATCAAATCAAGAAATAGAAAAAGATTATCAAAATAAAAGAATTAATTTTATAAATCACATACAAGTTTTATATGATAATAAATGTTTAGGAATACCTTATTATCCTGTAAGTATTGAAGATTTATCAGACGCTTATATAAGAATAATGCCTAATGGTTATGAATTATTATACATATTAAATAATTATAATCTTGAAGAAGAAATAAATAAAAATATACCAATATCAATCATAATAAAAAAATATCAAAATGAAATATTAAAAAAATAAAACTATTAGTATATTTCTGTAATATTGATTATTTTTACATAAGTGATATTATTTAAATAAAGTTTCTTAATTATATGGTTTTCACAATGAAAAATATTTCAAAAATTACATTAATAATATTATTTATTTTATCTTCAACCCTTTTAGCTCAATGGGAAGTTAATATTGATAATGACTTAATGTTTATGATGAATTTTGACAAAGAAAATGAATCTGTATTGGCTATTGGTGTAGATACTTCTATTGTTGATGATATTCTATCAGTATATGATGATAGTCAAATTGCTGCGGTAGCATTTTATAGTGATAAAATAATACCTAATGATAATTTATATTTACGCATAAAGAAAAAATCTAATAATTATATTACTTACTCTATTTCTGAGGAGGATATAATTGAAAATGATGAATCAATATATATTGGTATAGGAATAAAAACTGAAAATGGTATCAGAGCCAACAATCTAATAAATATACTGCTTGATTCATCAGAGCTTGAATTGTATAGAGATGATGAATTATTAGGATATTTTAACTTAAAAGATTTAAAAGATATATTAAAGGAAAATCTCGGTAATACAGAGTGGTATAATCAAAAAATAAAGAATTAACATTTTTAAATAGTGCTGCATTATTTTTTACATTATATTAAATAACCATATTTTAGTAAAATAAATTAAATAAAATGTATTTTTTATTAAAAAGCAATAAAAAAGAGTATGCATATTAAATATACATACTCTTTTATTTTTAATTACTTTCACTTAAACAGAATAATTTAACTGTATATTCTGAAATCCATTTCTGGGAATATATCATCACGCCATTCTATTTTGCTTAGCCATTCTTCGTTTAAATCTCTGTTTTTAATAGCATAATAAAGATCAGTAAATCTTTTTATATATAATTTTGTAGTATTAACAGCATAATCAACCATAGTACCTGTATGCATAATGAAAGCCCAGTCACTACTTTGAGCAAGAAGCAATTCACGGGCTGCCTGATTCAATGCTCTCTCATAAAGACCTGTTTCATTATAGTAGTCATGAGCTAATTCTATCATTCTTTCAGCAGCTTTATGCAAGTGTCTGTATATCCAGCCATTAGTACCATTAAGCCATACTTCTCCGTATCCGTTAGCACCCCAGCTTGACATTGAAGGCATTGATATTTGGTTTACCGGATGTCTTTCCAAATATTCTTTAGGTGTAATAGTTTCTATTGTATTTTGATCATAATGAATCTTTCTCATTAAGAACTCTATAAACATAGGGCCTTCATACCACCAGTGTCCGAATAATTCAGCATCATAAGGAGATACTACTATAGGAGGTCTGTCCATAACAGAATCTAAATATTCAATTTGCTTTTCTCTATTGAACATAAAGTTTCCAGCATGATCTCCTGCAGCTTCCATAGCCCATTCAGGATTATAAGGTTCTTTAGCACAGTCTTTACCTGTGATTCTATAGTATTTTATTCCTGTATTCTTTCTAAGTCCATTGCTTTGTATGAAATCCTTAATATACTCGAAAGGCAAATCATAACCTATATCTCTATAGAATTCTCTGTATCTGAAATCGCCTGGATAACCTACTTCGGCACTCCATACACTTCTTGAACTCTCTATATCTCTTCCGAAAGCTGCAACCCTACTCTCTCTAGAACAGTATAAAGGAGCATAAACACCATATTTAGGTACTTTATCAGCATACATTATACCATGAGTATCAACAAAGAAGTATTTAATACCATTATTGGCAAGATGCTTTTCAAGTCCTGGGAAGAAACCGCATTCACCAAGCCATATCCCTGTAGGCTTTCTACCCAAATGTTTTTCATGGGTTTTTACAGCCATTTTTAATTGAGCTTCTATTGCCTTAGGATATTCCTGCATAAATGGGAAAAATCCATGAGTAGCACCGCAAGTAATTATCTCTAAATTACCTCTTTCTAAAAAATATCTGAATCCATTTAATAAGTTTTTATTATACTTATAAACAAATATATCTCTTATCTTTTTAAACTTATCTCTGTAAAATTCAGCTGTATGATGAAAGTTAGGATCTAATGAAGTTCTCTCACATTCCAATTCTGACAATTTTATTAATTTCTCTATATATTTAACATATCTATTTTGAAGCAATTCATTAGCTAACATATTCATAAGAGGTGGAGTTACACTCATAGTTATTTTAAAGTTTACTCCATCATTAACCATTCTATCATAAGCATCTAATAGAGGTATATACGTTTCAGTTATGGCCTCATATAACCATTCTTCCTCCAAAAAATTTTCATGTTCAGGGTGTCTCACATAAGGCAAGTGAGCATGCAGCACTAAAGCTAAATAGCCTTTTGACATAATTATTCCTTAAATTTAAAATGTTATATAAATAGTATATAAAATATAAATATTAAAATCAAGACTTTCAATATACTTATTATTAAAAAATAAAAACCATTAATAAATTTATGCTAAGAATATGCACATATATATTACAAATCTTTACAATTCTTACAGATACCAGTGAATACAATATCATGCTTGAATATTTCTACATCATATTCTTTGGAAACTAATTCATCTAGTTTCTTCTGATATTCCATAGGTATATCTGATAATTTTTTACATTTACTGCATTGAAAATGATAATGATCATTTGTTATATGATCAAAACGAACAGCATCATCTATTATAGATAATTTCTGTATCTCTTTAGTTTCTGACAGTAAATTCAAATTTCTGTATACTGTGCCCAAACTTATAGATGGGAAGTTTGGTTTTATATGATTATAAACTTCTTCTGAAGTAGGATGATTTTTTAGCTCTCTTACAGCATTTAAAATAACTTGTTTTTGTATTGTATTTCTTGTATTATTCATAACCCTAATTTCCTTGCTAAAGCAATTAATAATTAATCTTATTTAGTAATATTATATCAAGTAAATTATTTGTCAGGAAAAAAATCATATTTTATACAAATAACACAGAAAAAAATCATTACAATGGCAATAAATTAACATAATCTATGGATAAATTAATAGTATTTGATACATAAGTTTTTGTTATTACTATTTTATAGTTATCAGTTTTATGAGTATAGATTTCAGCTAAAAGGTTTCCATTTTCATCATCTAAAGACTGTTTTTCTAATTGAGTATTGTTAGAAGATAAACTATCAAAAACGTTTTCAAATAAATTTTCAACATTATCATAACTATTAACTGTTATTTGAGATATAGAATTGCTTCCTGTAAATACTATTAACTCCGCATCATCTTCTCTAATTTTTATATTTTTTTAAAATATTATTAGGTACAAAAGATCTATCCATATCGAACATTTCTGAAAGACTTTCAAAAGAATCTTTAAAAGAAATAGAAGCTAGAGACTTAATATCATTATTACTATAAGCTATCAAATTATAATAAGTAAAAGGATTCTTTATATTGACAACTTCATAAGAATTCATATTTTTATGAATTATATTAGCTATAACTATAAAAATAACTAAAAAGCATGCAAATACTATAAATCTAATTACTCTCATCAACTTCTCTTCAAATCTTTAAACAAACAGCATATATTTGACAGCAGTAAATATATTATAGTTAGCTAGGTATATTATGATTTTCTATAAGTAGTATATCATTAACCTCTTCTATAGAGAATAGAGGCATATCTCCTGCATTATAGTATGAAGGCTTTAATTTAAAAGTTAATACACTTTCATATTGCATAAATTTTTCTGATTCAACAACTATATCAAGTTTAACTTCAACCTCAGTATTAGAATCCACTCTTTTAGGCATAAAGCAGAACATAAATTTACCAGGAACATTACTTGATACTATAGCAGGATTAGGGAAATTAACTCCATAACCTTCTAATATTTTTCCATCTGAGAATATATAAACTAAAGCATTTTCTATTCTTTCAAAATTATTAGAAGCTGTAATATTACCCATTATACTAGGATAAGTTAAATAATATCCGCTTTCATCAATAGAAGGAACTGACTCCAACAATGTATTTTCTTTTCTTCTAGTAACTATTTCACAAGCATCTGCTATGATACTTAATATTTCGGTATTGCTTTGTATAGGATCTTTATTATAACTATGAAGAACTCCTCTTGCACTTGTAACATACTGAGGCTGAACTCTATTTAATGTATACGCTATTATATCCATACGCATATTAGTGTTAACGGGAATATTTTTTTCTCTTAAGTATGAATCTGCTAGTTTTGAAACTTTCTGTTCCATAAGGTTTACTAAATACATAGAAAAAACTCCTCCTAATTAATATATATTATACAAAATAAACTGTTATTTGTCAAAGCAAATTCTATTAATATGAAATAAATTTATGAATTGTCATATAAAAGTTGTTTTATTTATATAATTTTTGTATTAAAATATATTTTTATAAAGAAATTGCTAAAAAATTAAATATAAAATGTATTCTTTACTTGAATATATAAGTGTTTGTATGTATAAAAAACAATGATCTAATATAAGAATATGGTTTTTATAATTAGTAATACAAATCTATCTATTAATTTTTTATTATAATTTCACTTTGTTATTGTAAACAAGAATAATTCAAAATGTGCCTTGAATATATTAACCGGTGTTGTAACACTTAAAGTATTTAAATATGATATTTTCGATATTATGTTCACTACTTCTTCTAATGAAAACAGTTTCAATGAAGTTTTTTTCTTTTTTAAGATAAATTCTGGTATTTTTGTTAATTTACTTATTTCGCCTAATGTAGTTTGAGGAGGAAATATTTTCATATAATAAATAGCCAAGAAATTATTCATCATCAAAGTTAAAGAACTTGAAGCGTCTTGATCCAATCTATGCATTATACTAAAACATTTTTTTCTATCTCTTTCAAAAACAGCATCTAGAAAATCAAATATATTCCTATTTTTAGATACATAAGTAAAATCTGCAATATCTTCAACATTCAAATATTCTTTATCATTATAGCTGCATATTTTTGCTAGTTCCGAATAAAGAGAATCATAATCCAAATTTATATTATTAATAAGATATTCTATAGCTTCAGAAGATATTTTTTTTCCCTGTTTGATAATATAAGCATTTATAAGTCCTCTAAAATCTTTTTCATCAGGAAGCGGAAAATCTATAAAATATATATTATTAACATCTTTCTTTTTTGAAAAATATTTATATATAGGATCTTCTTCTAATGAACTTTCTGTTTCAAGTATAACAATAGATGTTTTTGACGGATTTGAACAATAATCTAAAAAATCTTCCTGAAAATTATTATATTTATAAATTACAATAAGTCTTAATTTAGAGCCAAATGGAGGAGTATCAGCCACCTCTAATGGCATAAAGCCCACAGCATCATTTTTATCATAAAATACACTGTAATTCATCTCGCTATCACCTTCATCTGAAAACATACTTGAATGCATAGCCGCTACAAATGCTTTTTTAAAAAGTCTTTCCTTACCTGTTAGTACATAAATACAGTGTTTAAATGGCTCTTTTATATAATTATCTTTGACTTTTTGAAATTCTATCTCTGTTTTTACTGAAACTTTATTCATAATAAATATATAATATCATATATTTTTTATATGCAATATTATAGATCACATAGCTTTTTTCTTCTTCTTGGCTATATCTATAAAAACTCTTATTTCTATTTTACATTCATCTGTAGCATCTAATTTCACATTCTTGATTCTTGCATATACTCTGTTTCTTTTATCTTCAAGTTTATATGATATTAGAGGAGAAATAACACTTGGAACATATCCTAATCTGAAATCAAAACTTCTATCATAAATAGCTATGGCAAACCTGTCATAAGGATTTGTTATATCACGAAGCAAATTTATAGGCTCATTTTTAAGCAGTAAATCTATAACATCTTTTCCATTATTATATTTATATCCTGCAACAAAAAAATCTATATAGTATCTTTTTGTTTTGTAATTTCTATTTATGATGATTCTTTTGAAACTCTCTTCATGATTAATTAGACAAGTGATATGTTCTGTATTTTTATCCATAAGACGAAAGATTTACCTTAATTTCTTTAATGCGTATTTAAGAATTTTACTTCAATTCAAATTTTCTGTCAAGCATTATATAATACAATTAATAAAAATATTTATAACACATATTTTTCATATTAACATATTATAAAAACAAATAAAGATACACTAAAAAACTATATTTTAATAATTTCTGATATTAAATTTTAATGTATATATATCCGAGTTTATATAAGTGCATTTTATTTTAGTTGTTTTTATAAATAAAAATTATATAATTAAACTATGATTTTTATTTTAGGAGAACATATAATGAAATTTTATAAATATGCCTTAATAATTTTTATTTTAATAGCATCATTTTCATGCAAAAAAACAGAACTTACAATAACAGCTCCAGGTCCTGATTTCTTTTTAGGAAAAATGGAAAATGGTAATTGGGGAGGTGTTACAGTAAATGGAGATAAATTAACAATTGATGGAAAAGGTGATTATACATTTGAAGAGCCTATATTAGGAGTAGGCGGAATATATAATGATGGTAACGGAGGATATCTTGTAACAGTACCTGCCGGAGATAATTTAGGAACTGTTGAAATGACAGAGAAAGGCAAACAAGCTGTTGATGAAATATTGGGAATAGTAGGAGAGGAAAATGCATTAGGTGCTATTAATGGAATAATCAATAGTAAAGATCCTAACAATATTAATGTTGATGAAATAGTAGGCAATGCAAGTGTTACAGAAGAAGAGAAAAAAAGAATAGAAGATATAGTTATTGGATTAAATGGTGGGAATAATTTTAAAAATCCAGAAACTATAGGTCCTAATGGCCCTAATACACCTAGTATCCCTAATCCGTAACAAAAATATATGAAACAAGGTTAAAATATGAAAAAATCCTTACAGCTATCATAGTATTTAATATATCATTTATTAATCTATATGCTAATGGGATACCTTTATCTACGCAATCGGATACAAATACTTATAGCTGGATTAAAGGCAGACAGATAATAAGCGTAAATCTTAATCCAGGATATGCTGGATTGATTCCGCCTATGATTAGCACTATATTTGATAATTTAGAAACATTCAGCGGATTGACAGGATTTGATTTGGGAGAAAATAAAAAATTCCTTGATGCTATAAATGTAAAGGGAAGTTTTTGGTATGTACCAACTATATCATACACATTACTGCTTCACCCAAGAATAGGTGTAGAAGTTGGAGTGGGTGTTCAATCTATGTCATTTAGTTTAACTATACCAAGAGATAAAGCTGGAGAATTAGTAGATTCTACTGTTAATACAGGTAATTTAGGAAATATAGGCGGATTAATAGGTTCTGATACCACATTAAAAACATCATTAATATTTATTCCTGTAACTTTCGGTATAACATTTTATGGCGGAAAAAATAGACAGGTTCTTAATACTTTCAGATTTGGTGTAGAAGCTTTAATATCAGATGTAGAAACAGAAAATGGTGTAACAGGATTAAAAACTAAAAGACATACTGTTGACACAGGGATGTATATCTCTTATGAGCTTGGTTGGAGTATAGAATTGTTTCCTACTAGAGAATGGCCTGTAAAACCTTATATAGATATATCATTATTTGAAATAGGATATTATGTGCGTTCAGGACTTCCTGGAGTATATGAAGATATGAGAGAGGGTATAAATTTCTTTGGCGGCGGATTAGTAGATTTGACTGCTAGTATACCTGCTTGGAGTTCTTTTCCTTCTTGGATTAATTATGTTTCAGCAATAAGATTTTCTCTATTCCCTAGAATAGGTTTCAGTTTGAGATTTTAGTGAGGTATAAATAATGAGAAAGAATATATTGATAATTTTATTTTTATTTATA encodes:
- a CDS encoding late competence development ComFB family protein; translated protein: MYLVNLMEQKVSKLADSYLREKNIPVNTNMRMDIIAYTLNRVQPQYVTSARGVLHSYNKDPIQSNTEILSIIADACEIVTRRKENTLLESVPSIDESGYYLTYPSIMGNITASNNFERIENALVYIFSDGKILEGYGVNFPNPAIVSSNVPGKFMFCFMPKRVDSNTEVEVKLDIVVESEKFMQYESVLTFKLKPSYYNAGDMPLFSIEEVNDILLIENHNIPS
- a CDS encoding glycoside hydrolase family 57 protein, coding for MSKGYLALVLHAHLPYVRHPEHENFLEEEWLYEAITETYIPLLDAYDRMVNDGVNFKITMSVTPPLMNMLANELLQNRYVKYIEKLIKLSELECERTSLDPNFHHTAEFYRDKFKKIRDIFVYKYNKNLLNGFRYFLERGNLEIITCGATHGFFPFMQEYPKAIEAQLKMAVKTHEKHLGRKPTGIWLGECGFFPGLEKHLANNGIKYFFVDTHGIMYADKVPKYGVYAPLYCSRESRVAAFGRDIESSRSVWSAEVGYPGDFRYREFYRDIGYDLPFEYIKDFIQSNGLRKNTGIKYYRITGKDCAKEPYNPEWAMEAAGDHAGNFMFNREKQIEYLDSVMDRPPIVVSPYDAELFGHWWYEGPMFIEFLMRKIHYDQNTIETITPKEYLERHPVNQISMPSMSSWGANGYGEVWLNGTNGWIYRHLHKAAERMIELAHDYYNETGLYERALNQAARELLLAQSSDWAFIMHTGTMVDYAVNTTKLYIKRFTDLYYAIKNRDLNEEWLSKIEWRDDIFPEMDFRIYS
- the holA gene encoding DNA polymerase III subunit delta; the encoded protein is MNKVSVKTEIEFQKVKDNYIKEPFKHCIYVLTGKERLFKKAFVAAMHSSMFSDEGDSEMNYSVFYDKNDAVGFMPLEVADTPPFGSKLRLIVIYKYNNFQEDFLDYCSNPSKTSIVILETESSLEEDPIYKYFSKKKDVNNIYFIDFPLPDEKDFRGLINAYIIKQGKKISSEAIEYLINNINLDYDSLYSELAKICSYNDKEYLNVEDIADFTYVSKNRNIFDFLDAVFERDRKKCFSIMHRLDQDASSSLTLMMNNFLAIYYMKIFPPQTTLGEISKLTKIPEFILKKKKTSLKLFSLEEVVNIISKISYLNTLSVTTPVNIFKAHFELFLFTITK
- a CDS encoding Fur family transcriptional regulator, with protein sequence MNNTRNTIQKQVILNAVRELKNHPTSEEVYNHIKPNFPSISLGTVYRNLNLLSETKEIQKLSIIDDAVRFDHITNDHYHFQCSKCKKLSDIPMEYQKKLDELVSKEYDVEIFKHDIVFTGICKNCKDL
- a CDS encoding methyl-accepting chemotaxis protein; the encoded protein is MKNRIRLILSFTIPYIIFISIIAVILLSIFIPLNKEFYFNRISLNVELAKSDIESRVDDIVNSLTFLSSYAEIGINTPNIAQSITNVKKFGNYFDVFYCNTVPYSRGGTFISSRITYPSNYDQTAREWYINASKSQNSLYITAPYIDFNSGNLVITFINKIMINNRLAGYFGIDFDNMNTVIRNANNDFIDSINVITEDGLYITHENNEYLMNPKMLVFNDNLFSSYKNNMEDSGIYIKDNYWYTVKKVNNAPWYIAVKGDASYYFGLIRYLILFLIAFGILFIIGELIIVSISLIPISDRLDDIIVSLENMANGDFTSRIKEHKLMDSSARRLSSVMEKMQRNIGKTMYKIKTGVEEVNKNGEAIANVSIELSNKANEQSVSLNNLIDAINSISSSIEYASKKTDYAKTMSDESFENTKIGVKMIGEIKDNMNEITEASNQIAHIIETIQAIASQTNILALNAAVEAARAGDQGRGFAVVASEVRSLAQTVTNSADNITSIVEGAVSKIEHGSEFVSKSSEVLNSIESSSLESSNSLSEIYKMSNDKKSGIDNINNIVAKINDITMSNAKFANESAESSVKASKIVNEIVDELSFFQFKSSNKD
- a CDS encoding HIRAN domain-containing protein, producing MDKNTEHITCLINHEESFKRIIINRNYKTKRYYIDFFVAGYKYNNGKDVIDLLLKNEPINLLRDITNPYDRFAIAIYDRSFDFRLGYVPSVISPLISYKLEDKRNRVYARIKNVKLDATDECKIEIRVFIDIAKKKKKAM